A region from the Papio anubis isolate 15944 chromosome 6, Panubis1.0, whole genome shotgun sequence genome encodes:
- the LOC101019598 gene encoding histone H2A type 1, whose amino-acid sequence MSGRGKQGGKARAKAKTRSSRAGLQFPVGRVHRLLRKGNYAERVGAGAPVYLAAVLEYLTAEILELAGNAARDNKKTRIIPRHLQLAIRNDEELNKLLGKVTIAQGGVLPNIQAVLLPKKTESHHKAKGK is encoded by the coding sequence ATGTCGGGACGCGGCAAGCAGGGAGGCAAAGCTCGCGCCAAGGCCAAGACCCGCTCTTCTCGGGCTGGTCTCCAGTTTCCCGTGGGCAGAGTGCACCGGCTGCTCCGCAAGGGCAACTATGCTGAGCGTGTCGGGGCCGGCGCCCCGGTGTATCTTGCGGCGGTGCTGGAGTACCTGACCGCCGAGATCCTGGAGCTGGCGGGCAACGCCGCCCGCGACAACAAGAAGACCCGTATTATCCCGCGTCACCTGCAGCTGGCCATCCGTAACGACGAGGAGCTCAACAAGCTGCTGGGCAAAGTGACCATCGCTCAGGGTGGTGTCCTGCCCAACATTCAGGCCGTGCTACTGCCCAAGAAGACCGAGAGTCATCACAAGGCCAAGGGCAAATAA
- the H1-5 gene encoding histone H1.5, translating to MSETAPAETATPAPVEKSPAKKKATKKAAGAGAAKRKPTGPPVSELITKAVAASKERNGLSLAALKKALAAGGYDVEKNNSRIKLGLKSLVSKGTLVQTKGTGASGSFKLNKKAASGEAKPKAKKTGAAKAKKPAGATPKKPKKAAGAKKAVKKTPKKAKKPAAAGVKKVAKSPKKAKAAAKPKKATKSPAKPKAVKPKAAKPKAAKPKAAKPKAAKAKKAAAKKK from the coding sequence ATGTCGGAAACCGCTCCTGCCGAAACAGCCACCCCAGCGCCTGTGGAGAAATCCCCCGCTAAGAAGAAGGCAACTAAGAAGGCGGCCGGCGCTGGCGCGGCTAAGCGCAAACCGACTGGGCCCCCAGTCTCAGAGCTGATCACCAAGGCTGTGGCTGCTTCTAAGGAGCGCAATGGCCTTTCTTTGGCAGCCCTTAAGAAGGCCTTAGCGGCCGGTGGCTACGACGTGGAGAAGAATAACAGCCGCATCAAGCTGGGCCTCAAGAGCTTGGTGAGCAAGGGCACCCTGGTGCAGACCAAGGGCACTGGTGCTTCTGGCTCCTTTAAACTCAACAAGAAGGCGGCCTCCGGGGAAGCTAAACCCAAAGCCAAGAAGACAGGCGCCGCTAAAGCTAAGAAGCCCGCGGGGGCCACGCCTAAGAAGCCCAAGAAGGCTGCAGGGGCGAAAAAGGCAGTGAAGAAGACTCCGAAGAAGGCGAAGAAACCCGCGGCGGCTGGCGTCAAAAAAGTGGCGAAGAGCCCTAAGAAGGCCAAGGCCGCGGCCAAACCGAAAAAGGCAACCAAGAGTCCTGCCAAGCCTAAGGCAGTTAAGCCGAAAGCGGCAAAGCCCAAAGCCGCTAAGCCCAAAGCAGCAAAACCTAAAGCTGCAAAGGCCAAGAAGGCGGCTGCCAAAAAGAAGTAG